A stretch of Lathyrus oleraceus cultivar Zhongwan6 chromosome 6, CAAS_Psat_ZW6_1.0, whole genome shotgun sequence DNA encodes these proteins:
- the LOC127095603 gene encoding uncharacterized protein LOC127095603: MTFPISHFQGTHDSEAGPSRITLVNDVALDRNCTSPNQRNNTSQSDTDDMDVDEALEDAVISYVNMDVRENGALSHRPQESEHAFRAKHNIARNFKNNMMMEKSRLPHPFTCRHCNVRLFHHESRDTCCNGGKVSFSRVDAPIELQQLFLDGSAEGKHFRQHIRSYNHVLSFTSIGVHVDENILASGRGIYTFRAQGAFYHNIGGFYPNEGVKPHFLQLYIYDTDNELHICMQENPQLHQNVVHKLQKTLYQFNPFVIRFKQLSILPNISECSLILKERPSNHHQYNLPTDEQVAAIIVGCDADSMDYGRDINVIHCDGNLKKVQETKGYYDPLQYHVLFPFVTHGWDINTTNCNGRRVSCRAYYSYMLQIRPNDQSMLLNVGRLLQQYVVDNYVKIESGRLRWIKEHQSDIRSELYQGLHDALHVGETNAENIGKRTILPSSFIGGRQDMTQRCEDGMAIVLNGGKPDIFLTMTCNPSWSEMTSELLPFQTPQDPLDLLTRIFRSKFEKLKDDVINKGVLGKVKSYMYVTEFQKRGLPHVHMLLVLESNDKLRDPKDYDSMVRAEIPKLECEPQLHEAVVRHMIHGPCSIINRKSPCMKDGHCKKRYPKQFLDETHQGTDSYLEYRRRFDESVSLGKDRFVDNRWVVPYNPWLLLKYDCHINVEICNSIKSIKYLYKYVYKGPDRVAMEVHKGSYMDEVQQYVDARWICAPEALWKIFRFTLYRLYPSVERLHVHLPNRHQVRFYDHQQIADVLNNEHNSKIMLTQFFALNLRDPQARKYLYREIPEHYCWNKRDMEWHHRRSTRKVIGRIYMVSPSEGDKFYLRLLLSHVTGPTSWEYLLKNNGMTFSTFKKSAEDRGFLETDHSIRDCLVEATSLRMPYALRRLFVMILIFCEPTDVKGLWNELFTHMVKDYQTPNNVVESDLTNMLLKDLNELLNLHGKKIEDYDLPSLPPNIIDRGAVPSIIQEELAIDIPNEDIEFVAKLNNDQMIAFNTIMNVIVQKHSGVFFVDGPGGTGKTFLYRTLMASLRSRGEIILATASSGIAATLLPGGKTAHSRFKIPIDIQPSSIYGIQKQKDLANLIRVAAAIIWDEAPMTNKNCLEALDRSLQDICSNNAPFGGKVLIMGGGIFVKFFLL; encoded by the exons ATGACTTTTCCAATATCACACTTTCAAGGAACTCATGACAGTGAAGCCGGCCCAAGTAGAATTACACTTGTTAATGATGTTGCACTTG ATCGTAATTGCACATCACCTAATCAACGAAACAACACGAGTCAATCCGATACAG ATGATATGGATGTTGATGAAGCTTTGGAGGATGCAGTAATATCATATGTTAACATGGATGTCAGAGAAAATGGTGCATTATCACATCGTCCTCAAG AATCAGAACATGCTTTTCGAGCAAAGCACAATATTGCTcgaaatttcaaaaataatatGATGATGGAAAAATCTCGGTTGCCTCATCCATTTACCTGTAGACACTGCAATGTAAGATTGTTTCATCATGAATCACGTGACACGTGTTGTAATGGTGGAAAGGTATCATTCTCACGAGTTGATGCTCCTATAGAATTGCAACAATTATTTTTGGATGGTTCAGCTGAAGGAAAACATTTTAGGCAACATATTCGAAGTTATAACCATGTGCTTTCATTCACTTCAATTGGTGTTCATGTTGATGAGAATATTCTTGCATCTGGTCGTGGTATATACACATTTCGTGCTCAAGGTGCTTTTTACCATAACATAGGAGGTTTCTATCCAAATGAGGGTGTCAAGCCGCATTTCTTACAACTATACATCTACGACACCGATAATGAGCTACATATTTGCATGCAGGAAAATCCACAATTGCACCAAAATGTAGTTCACAAATTACAGAAAACGCTCTATCAGTTTAATCCTTTTGTAATTAGGTTCAAGCAACTTTCAATACTTCCAAATATCAGTGAATGTAGCCTCATACTTAAGGAGCGTCCAAGTAATCACCATCAATACAATCTTCCAACTGATGAACAAGTTGCGGCAATTATTGTTGGATGTGATGCAGATTCTATGGATTATGGAAGGGATATTAATGTCATTCATTGTGATGGAAATCTCAAGAAAGTTCAAGAGACAAAGGGATATTATGATCCTTTGCAATACCATGTATTGTTTCCATTTGTGACGCATGGTTGGGACATCAACACAACAAATTGCAATGGACGAAGAGTGTCATGTCGAGCATATTACAGTTACATGCTTCAG ATTCGCCCAAATGATCAATCAATGTTATTAAATGTGGGTCGACTGTTGCAACAATATGTTGTAGACAAttatgtcaaaattgaatcagGGAGATTAAGGTGGATTAAAGAGCACCAAAGTGATATACGTTCTGAATTATACCAAGGTTTACATGATGCTTTGCATGTTGGTGAAACTAATGCAG AGAACATTGGAAAAAGAACAATATTGCCATCATCATTTATTGGCGGTCGTCAAGACATGACACAACGTTGTGAAGATGGTATGGCTATTGTTCTTAATGGCGGTAAACCAGATATTTTTCTAACAATGACATGCAATCCTTCTTGGAGTGAGATGACATCAGAACTTTTGCCTTTTCAAACACCACAAGATCCTCTAGATTTGCTAACAAGAATATTTCGTTCGAAATTTGAGAAATTGAAGGATGATGTTATTAATAAAGGAGTCTTGGGTAAAGTTAAAAGCTACATGTATGTCACTGAATTTCAAAAGCGAGGACTGCCGCATGTGCATATGTTGTTGGTCTTAGAAAGTAACGATAAGTTGCGTGACCCAAAAGATTATGATAGTATGGTAAGAGCAGAAATACCTAAATTAGAATGTGAACCACAGTTGCATGAAGCTGTTGTAAGACATATGATCCACGGACCTTGCAGCATAATCAACCGAAAGTCTCCATGTATGAAAGACGGACATTGTAAAAAAAGGTATCCCAAACAATTCTTGGATGAAACACATCAAGGCACTGACTCATATCTCGAGTATAGGAGAAGGTTTGATGAGTCTGTGTCGTTAGGTAAAGATAGGTTTGTCGATAATAGATGGGTGGTTCCTTATAACCCTTGGTTACTGTTAAAGTATGACTGTCACATCAATGTAGAGATTTGCAATAGCATTAAAAGTATCAAGTATCTATACAAATATGTGTACAAGGGCCCTGATCGTGTGGCTATGGAGGTTCATAAAGGATCATACATGGATGAAGTTCAACAATATGTTGATGCAAGATGGATTTGTGCTCCCGAGGCATTATGGAAAATATTTCGATTCACTCTTTACCGATTATATCCTTCGGTTGAAAGATTGCATGTCCACTTGCCGAACCGCCATCAAGTGCGCTTTTATGATCATCAGCAAATTGCAGATGTGTTAAATAATGAACACAACTCCAAAATAATGCTCACACAATTCTTTGCATTGAATCTACGAGATCCACAAGCAAGAAAGTATCTGTATAGAGAGATTCCAGAGCATTATTGTTGGAACAAGCGGGATATGGAATGGCATCATAGGCGATCAACAAGAAAAGTTATCGGGAGAATCTATATGGTATCACCTTCGGAGGGAGATAAGTTTTACTTGCGACTGTTGTTATCTCATGTCACAGGTCCAACCAGTTGGGAATATCTTCTTAAAAATAATGGCATGACTTTCAGTACATTCAAAAAATCAGCCGAGGATAGGGGATTTCTAGAGACTGATCATAGTATTCGTGATTGTTTGGTTGAGGCTACGAGTCTCCGAATGCCATATGCTTTACGAAGGTTATTTGTGATGATTTTAATATTTTGTGAACCTACTGATGTTAAAGGCCTTTGGAATGAGTTGTTTACACATATGGTAAAGGATTATCAAACACCTAACAATGTTGTGGAATCAGACTTAACTAATATGTTGTTGAAGGACTTGAATGAACTCTTAAACCTGCACGGTAAAAAGATTGAAGATTATGACCTCCCATCTTTACCCCCTAATATAATAGACAGGGGTGCAGTTCCAAGTATCATACAAGAGGAGTTAGCGATCGATATCCCCAATGAAGATATTGAATTTGTTGCTAAGTTAAATAATGATCAAATGATTGCATTCAACACCATTATGAATGTAATTGTTCAAAAACACAGTGGGGTATTTTTTGTTGATGGTCCAGGAGGAACAGGTAAAACATTCCTTTATAGAACATTAATGGCAAGTTTAAGAAGTAGAGGAGAAATTATCTTAGCAACTGCATCATCTGGTATAGCTGCAACATTGTTACCCGGTGGTAAGACTGCACACTCTCGATTTAAGATACCTATTGATATTCAACCGAGTTCCATTTATGGTATTCAAAAGCAAAAGGATCTTGCAAATCTCATTAGAGTTGCTGCCGCAATAATTTGGGATGAAGCACCAATGACAAACAAAAATTGTTTGGAAGCCTTAGATCGATCATTACAAGACATTTGTAGCAACAATGCTCCATTTGGTGGAAAAGTTTTGATCATGGGGGGGGGGATTTTCGTCAAGTTCTTCCTGTTGTAA